The Methanotorris formicicus Mc-S-70 genomic interval GATTGTGGTTTAAAGGTTTATAGTGGTATAAAGATAAGAACACAATCATCAAAAGAACTTAGGAATTTGGTGAGCAAATATAGGAATAAATTTCATCTTGTTTTAGTTGAGGGAGGGATTGAGAAGATAAATAGAAGTGCTTTGGAGATGCATGATGTTGATGTCCTATCAACACCTGAATTAAAAAGGAAGGATAGTGGTATAGATCATGTCCTTGCGAGGTTGGCAAGTGTGCATAGGGTTGCAATAGAGTTGAATTTTAATGAGGCGTTAATGGCAAAAAATTACGAAAGAGCGAGAATTTTAATGGCGTTTAGAAGGAATTTGAAATTGGCAGAAAAGTTCGATGCCCCTGTTGTAATCTCAAGCGATGCAAATAATATCTACTCATTAAAATCCCCACATGATTTGAGATCTTTTTTAAATACGTTAGTGAAGCCAGAATATGCAAAAAGAATAATTGAAACAACGTATAAAATAGCAGAGTATAGGGCATATTTAAAAAAGAA includes:
- the rnp3 gene encoding ribonuclease P protein component 3; protein product: MKPVDINRVDNEEGIKRLKKMGWYGVVYTQYHDELDEEKLNKVIEFGEDCGLKVYSGIKIRTQSSKELRNLVSKYRNKFHLVLVEGGIEKINRSALEMHDVDVLSTPELKRKDSGIDHVLARLASVHRVAIELNFNEALMAKNYERARILMAFRRNLKLAEKFDAPVVISSDANNIYSLKSPHDLRSFLNTLVKPEYAKRIIETTYKIAEYRAYLKKKNVIRFGVEIVADE